A genomic segment from Rubrobacter tropicus encodes:
- a CDS encoding fatty acid desaturase family protein, producing MRPDVSPSAEMPDPSGRRQEVNLYAELKRIVKKDGLLERQPAYYAGKTALTLGLLAVGLALLFVFDDLWFQLLNAVYLAFVFVQISLLAHDFGHRQFTFRSARKNDWLTLVFGNLLLGVSRQWWIDKHNEHHGHPNQVDVDPDVDIPLLAFDEDQAMDKRGIARFVVKYQAALIFPLSFLQALSMHRSSVEFLASGKAKSTLVEALVILAHFALYFGLLFSVLEPLTAVLFVVVHRGLFGVYMVSIFAPNHKAMPLLEQDSRVDFLHRQVLTSRNVLSHPITDFWYGGLNYQIEHHLFPRLPRNKLKEAQPIIKDFCRKHEIPFHETSVLQSYREILSHLHEVGSPLRKPRRTSP from the coding sequence ATGAGACCAGACGTTTCGCCCTCCGCCGAGATGCCGGACCCGTCCGGCCGGCGTCAAGAAGTCAACCTTTACGCCGAGTTAAAGCGGATCGTCAAGAAGGACGGGCTGCTCGAACGTCAGCCGGCCTACTACGCGGGCAAGACCGCCCTCACCCTGGGCCTGCTGGCGGTGGGCCTTGCCTTGTTGTTCGTCTTCGACGACCTCTGGTTTCAGCTCTTGAACGCCGTATATCTGGCGTTTGTGTTCGTCCAGATCAGCCTGCTCGCCCACGACTTCGGGCACCGGCAGTTCACCTTCCGCTCCGCGCGGAAGAACGACTGGCTTACCCTCGTCTTCGGCAACCTGCTGCTCGGCGTGAGCCGCCAGTGGTGGATAGACAAGCACAACGAGCACCACGGCCACCCCAACCAGGTCGACGTGGACCCGGACGTGGACATCCCGCTGCTCGCCTTCGACGAGGACCAGGCGATGGACAAGAGGGGCATCGCGCGGTTCGTCGTCAAGTACCAGGCGGCCCTGATCTTCCCCCTCTCCTTTCTCCAGGCGTTGAGCATGCACCGCAGCAGCGTCGAGTTCCTGGCCTCGGGCAAGGCGAAGAGCACGCTGGTCGAGGCGCTCGTGATCCTGGCCCACTTCGCCCTCTATTTTGGCCTGCTGTTCTCCGTGCTGGAACCCCTGACGGCCGTGCTGTTCGTCGTCGTCCATCGCGGGCTCTTTGGCGTCTACATGGTCTCCATCTTCGCCCCCAACCACAAGGCGATGCCCCTGCTGGAGCAGGACAGCCGGGTCGATTTCCTGCACCGTCAGGTCCTGACCAGCCGCAACGTCCTCTCCCACCCGATCACGGACTTCTGGTACGGGGGTCTCAACTACCAGATAGAGCACCACCTCTTCCCGAGGCTGCCCCGCAACAAGCTCAAGGAGGCGCAGCCGATCATCAAAGACTTCTGCCGGAAGCACGAGATCCCGTTCCACGAGACGAGCGTGCTCCAGTCCTACCGTGAGATCCTGAGCCACCTCCACGAGGTCGGCTCCCCCCTCCGCAAACCCCGGCGCACCAGCCCGTAA